In a single window of the Tigriopus californicus strain San Diego chromosome 2, Tcal_SD_v2.1, whole genome shotgun sequence genome:
- the LOC131893225 gene encoding uncharacterized protein LOC131893225 isoform X2, with protein sequence MGEEDTMILNTLLLFCAFSVRTCLSCSTLPTLNGTPLPEPCVLPFKFQGETFLSCTNRGGSESREWCSVEVDPEGNHQVGGARWGHCDPELCSPQPRDPNPDLADYGGPIELLDEVDGALQTQCQAMGSDGNIEACVFPFVYNDRPHNQCITDNDPDGKFWCSLGVDQEGRHIMGRWGHCIGECGGTDPTQGQLSDCAQLPEMDLPTDGTYLPDYSNCGQSNGLSSFKVIGGSTPPIGKYTFPVMLGRSSSPIFCGGSLINRKYVLTAAHCIKGNPPTIITVGEHTWGQDCECSGSGTQRRCNSKSQRIEVDQVIPHPGYTTGKDDIALVRLRQPVRLSAHVQLICLPHDSERMASILGTYDIVGGLEGREGTVVGWGSTQNNDDPFQTSEVTDDYPDVYEQYNEEGGPPSKSLEADISSVPSPFYEAIDGTDGTDGTDGTKVVDGLENQYDLIDEYDDLTVEDNSEIIEYLPRSIQETTHPIISSRECQSLWFSYRQSDHICAGRNGKGSCFGDSGGPLVVKGSDGTMFQIGVVSYGARRCAEKQPSVYTRVSRYMKWIRANLRP encoded by the exons ATGGGTGAAGAAGACACCATGATTCTGAATACACTTCTCCTCTTTTGTGCCTTTTCTGTGAGAACTTGTCTATCGTGTTCCACCTTACCCACCCTCAATGGAACACCTCTGCCTGAGCCCTGTGTGCTCCCATTCAAGTTCCAAGGCGAGACCTTCCTTTCGTGCACGAATCGAGGTGGCTCAGAGAGTCGTGAGTGGTGTTCGGTCGAAGTTGACCCAGaaggcaatcatcaagttgGTGGGGCACGTTGGGGGCATTGTGACCCTGAATTGTGCAGCCCACAACCCAGGGACCCAAATCCAGATCTGGCCGATTATGGTGGGCCTATTGAGTTGCTGGATGAAGTAGATGGCGCGCTTCAGACTCAATGTCAAGCT ATGGGATCAGATGGGAACATTGAGGCTTGCGTATTTCCCTTCGTTTATAACGATAGGCCCCACAACCAATGTATTACGGATAATGATCCGGACGGGAAGTTCTGGTGCTCTTTAGGAGTCGACCAAGAGGGCCGACATATCATGGGACGTTGGGGCCATTGCATTGGGGAATGTGGTGGAACTGACCCCACCCAAGGGCAACTCTCTGATTGTGCACAATTGCCTGAAATGGACCTACCCACTGATGGGACATATTTACCCGACTATTCCAATTGTGGACAATCAAACGGATTGAGCTCGTTTAAGGTGATTGGCGGCTCCACTCCACCCATCGGGAAATACACGTTCCCCGTCATGTTGGGCCGCAGTTCGTCGCCCATCTTTTGTGGAGGGTCGTTGATCAATCGTAAGTATGTGCTCACAGCGGCCCATTGCATTAAAGGGAACCCTCCCACGATCATCACCGTGGGTGAGCACACCTGGGGCCAAGATTGCGAATGTTCCGGGTCTGGAACGCAGCGACGATGCAACTCCAAATCGCAGAGAATCGAAGTGGATCAAGTGATTCCTCACCCTGGTTATACCACGGGTAAAGACGATATTGCATTGGTGCGGTTGCGACAACCGGTCAGACTCTCGGCTCACGTGCAGCTCATCTGTCTGCCACACGATTCGGAACGTATGGCCTCGATTTTGGGTACCTATGATATTGTGGGTGGTCTTGAAGGCCGAGAGGGCACGGTGGTGGGTTGGGGATCGACACAAAATAATGACGATCCCTTCCAGACTTCGGAAGTCACTGATGATTATCCAGATGTGTACGAGCAGTACAATGAGGAGGGTGGGCCTCCTTCAAAATCCCTAGAGGCGGACATATCATCAGTACCATCCCCTTTCTACGAGGCCATCGATGGAACCGATGGAACCGATGGAACCGATGGAACCAAAGTAGTCGATGGTCTGGAAAACCAGTACGATTTGATTGATGAGTATGATGACTTGACGGTGGAAGACAACAGCGAGATC ATCGAGTATTTACCCAGATCCATCCAGGAAACCACTCATCCCATCATATCTTCACGCGAATGCCAATCGCTCTGGTTCAGTTACCGTCAAAGCGATCACATTTGCGCTGGTCGAAATGGCAAAGGCTCGTGCTTCGGGGACAGCGGTGGTCCATTAGTGGTGAAAGGCTCAGATGGAACCATGTTTCAAATAGGTGTGGTCTCTTATGGAGCCAGACGATGTGCGGAAAAGCAGCCGAGTGTGTACACGCGTGTTTCTCGCTATATGAAGTGGATTCGAGCCAACCTGAGGCCTTAG
- the LOC131893225 gene encoding uncharacterized protein LOC131893225 isoform X1 — MGEEDTMILNTLLLFCAFSVRTCLSCSTLPTLNGTPLPEPCVLPFKFQGETFLSCTNRGGSESREWCSVEVDPEGNHQVGGARWGHCDPELCSPQPRDPNPDLADYGGPIELLDEVDGALQTQCQAMGSDGNIEACVFPFVYNDRPHNQCITDNDPDGKFWCSLGVDQEGRHIMGRWGHCIGECGGTDPTQGQLSDCAQLPEMDLPTDGTYLPDYSNCGQSNGLSSFKVIGGSTPPIGKYTFPVMLGRSSSPIFCGGSLINRKYVLTAAHCIKGNPPTIITVGEHTWGQDCECSGSGTQRRCNSKSQRIEVDQVIPHPGYTTGKDDIALVRLRQPVRLSAHVQLICLPHDSERMASILGTYDIVGGLEGREGTVVGWGSTQNNDDPFQTSEVTDDYPDVYEQYNEEGGPPSKSLEADISSVPSPFYEAIDGTDGTDGTDGTKVVDGLENQYDLIDEYDDLTVEDNSEIIHPGNHSSHHIFTRMPIALVQLPSKRSHLRWSKWQRLVLRGQRWSISGERLRWNHVSNRCGLLWSQTMCGKAAECVHACFSLYEVDSSQPEALENVWLKLIE, encoded by the exons ATGGGTGAAGAAGACACCATGATTCTGAATACACTTCTCCTCTTTTGTGCCTTTTCTGTGAGAACTTGTCTATCGTGTTCCACCTTACCCACCCTCAATGGAACACCTCTGCCTGAGCCCTGTGTGCTCCCATTCAAGTTCCAAGGCGAGACCTTCCTTTCGTGCACGAATCGAGGTGGCTCAGAGAGTCGTGAGTGGTGTTCGGTCGAAGTTGACCCAGaaggcaatcatcaagttgGTGGGGCACGTTGGGGGCATTGTGACCCTGAATTGTGCAGCCCACAACCCAGGGACCCAAATCCAGATCTGGCCGATTATGGTGGGCCTATTGAGTTGCTGGATGAAGTAGATGGCGCGCTTCAGACTCAATGTCAAGCT ATGGGATCAGATGGGAACATTGAGGCTTGCGTATTTCCCTTCGTTTATAACGATAGGCCCCACAACCAATGTATTACGGATAATGATCCGGACGGGAAGTTCTGGTGCTCTTTAGGAGTCGACCAAGAGGGCCGACATATCATGGGACGTTGGGGCCATTGCATTGGGGAATGTGGTGGAACTGACCCCACCCAAGGGCAACTCTCTGATTGTGCACAATTGCCTGAAATGGACCTACCCACTGATGGGACATATTTACCCGACTATTCCAATTGTGGACAATCAAACGGATTGAGCTCGTTTAAGGTGATTGGCGGCTCCACTCCACCCATCGGGAAATACACGTTCCCCGTCATGTTGGGCCGCAGTTCGTCGCCCATCTTTTGTGGAGGGTCGTTGATCAATCGTAAGTATGTGCTCACAGCGGCCCATTGCATTAAAGGGAACCCTCCCACGATCATCACCGTGGGTGAGCACACCTGGGGCCAAGATTGCGAATGTTCCGGGTCTGGAACGCAGCGACGATGCAACTCCAAATCGCAGAGAATCGAAGTGGATCAAGTGATTCCTCACCCTGGTTATACCACGGGTAAAGACGATATTGCATTGGTGCGGTTGCGACAACCGGTCAGACTCTCGGCTCACGTGCAGCTCATCTGTCTGCCACACGATTCGGAACGTATGGCCTCGATTTTGGGTACCTATGATATTGTGGGTGGTCTTGAAGGCCGAGAGGGCACGGTGGTGGGTTGGGGATCGACACAAAATAATGACGATCCCTTCCAGACTTCGGAAGTCACTGATGATTATCCAGATGTGTACGAGCAGTACAATGAGGAGGGTGGGCCTCCTTCAAAATCCCTAGAGGCGGACATATCATCAGTACCATCCCCTTTCTACGAGGCCATCGATGGAACCGATGGAACCGATGGAACCGATGGAACCAAAGTAGTCGATGGTCTGGAAAACCAGTACGATTTGATTGATGAGTATGATGACTTGACGGTGGAAGACAACAGCGAGATC ATCCATCCAGGAAACCACTCATCCCATCATATCTTCACGCGAATGCCAATCGCTCTGGTTCAGTTACCGTCAAAGCGATCACATTTGCGCTGGTCGAAATGGCAAAGGCTCGTGCTTCGGGGACAGCGGTGGTCCATTAGTGGTGAAAGGCTCAGATGGAACCATGTTTCAAATAGGTGTGGTCTCTTATGGAGCCAGACGATGTGCGGAAAAGCAGCCGAGTGTGTACACGCGTGTTTCTCGCTATATGAAGTGGATTCGAGCCAACCTGAGGCCTTAGAAAATGTCTGGCtcaaattgattgaataa